A DNA window from Christiangramia salexigens contains the following coding sequences:
- a CDS encoding calcium/sodium antiporter: protein MSVVYLLIGFVLLVVGGEFLVRSSVALSFKLNISRMVIGLTVVSFATSAPELLVSLQAAISGFSDISLGNIIGSNIANLGLVLGITAMISPLMIDRDFYRINWPVMMIFSIVLYFFLSSNGKLTRIEGFALLAGLAVYLFFLIKRSRKKDDIVIEEVDEKLSSVSNFKMIVWLLIGILALWGGSELLVKGAVDLATQLGVSERVISVTMIAVGTSVPELAASVIAAVKKEKALSLGNLIGSNIFNIASVLGITAIIQPIVMQSPKILTNDIFWMLGIAFFLTPLAFLPKKLEIGRLKGFILFLAYSVFVALAFIN, encoded by the coding sequence ATGAGCGTTGTTTACTTACTAATAGGATTTGTATTGCTGGTAGTTGGAGGTGAGTTTTTAGTAAGGTCTTCTGTGGCCTTGTCCTTTAAGCTCAATATCTCCCGAATGGTGATAGGTTTAACAGTTGTTTCTTTTGCGACTTCTGCGCCTGAACTTTTAGTAAGTCTGCAGGCAGCCATTAGTGGGTTTTCTGATATTTCCCTGGGTAATATTATAGGTTCCAATATCGCGAATCTAGGTCTGGTTCTGGGTATTACGGCCATGATCAGTCCGTTGATGATAGATCGGGATTTCTACAGGATCAACTGGCCTGTAATGATGATATTTTCAATAGTTCTGTACTTTTTCCTTTCCAGCAATGGAAAATTAACCCGAATAGAGGGGTTTGCATTGCTCGCCGGATTAGCGGTTTATTTATTCTTCCTTATAAAAAGGTCAAGAAAAAAGGACGACATAGTTATTGAAGAAGTAGACGAGAAGCTTAGTTCGGTTTCTAACTTCAAAATGATCGTATGGCTTTTAATCGGGATTCTGGCATTATGGGGAGGTTCTGAGCTACTGGTGAAAGGTGCTGTAGATCTTGCTACTCAATTGGGAGTGAGTGAACGTGTGATTTCGGTAACGATGATCGCAGTTGGAACTAGCGTTCCGGAACTGGCAGCTTCTGTGATTGCTGCCGTTAAAAAGGAGAAAGCCCTTTCCCTTGGTAATTTAATAGGATCCAACATTTTTAATATTGCATCCGTACTTGGTATTACTGCAATTATTCAACCTATAGTGATGCAGTCTCCTAAAATTTTAACAAACGATATTTTCTGGATGTTAGGAATTGCTTTTTTCCTTACTCCGCTCGCATTTCTTCCTAAGAAACTGGAAATTGGTCGTTTGAAGGGGTTTATACTCTTTTTGGCGTATTCTGTTTTTGTTGCTCTTGCATTTATAAATTAA
- a CDS encoding adenine phosphoribosyltransferase: METNLKSLIRDIPDFPKKGITYKDITPLLLDPEAMKTAVDRFIENLPDVKIHKVVGIESRGFFFATLLAEKLNAGFIPVRKPGKLPHHTHSEDYDLEYGTDTLEIHEDAINKGENVLLHDDVLATGGTAAATCKLIERGGGKIVHCNFLVELEFLEGKRKLENYDVSSLIKYS; encoded by the coding sequence ATGGAAACAAATTTGAAATCGTTGATTAGGGATATCCCCGATTTTCCGAAAAAAGGAATTACTTATAAAGATATCACACCATTGCTTCTGGATCCTGAGGCTATGAAAACGGCGGTAGATCGTTTTATTGAAAATTTACCGGATGTGAAGATCCATAAAGTTGTGGGGATAGAATCCCGTGGTTTTTTCTTTGCTACTTTACTAGCTGAAAAACTGAATGCAGGATTTATCCCTGTAAGGAAACCTGGTAAATTACCACATCATACCCATTCTGAAGATTATGATCTTGAGTATGGAACCGATACTCTGGAAATTCATGAGGATGCCATAAATAAAGGGGAAAATGTGTTACTTCATGATGATGTTCTGGCCACAGGAGGGACCGCCGCTGCAACCTGTAAATTGATCGAAAGAGGCGGGGGTAAAATTGTTCACTGTAATTTCCTGGTGGAACTTGAATTTCTTGAAGGAAAGAGGAAGCTTGAGAATTACGATGTGAGTTCCCTAATTAAGTATTCCTAG
- a CDS encoding TonB-dependent receptor, giving the protein MKKLLLFLSVAFLISGVSQAQVTTAEITGEVFYEEGTPLPGANITAVHTPTGTKYGAVTNFDGAFNLLNLRVGGPYKITVSYVGFKTSVLDGIELNLGQTYNVDIEMVSDATQLDAVTITAKRNQIINSDRTGAETNVGRKELKTLPTISRSAADFYRLEPTASSNGSFGGRNDQFNNFSLDGSIFNNPFGLDAATPGGQTNAQPISLDAIDQIQVSTAPYDVTQAGFTGASVNAVTKSGTNNVEGTVYGFYRNEDMTGDKVAGNDIIVPDLKQAQYGFSIGAPIIKDKLFVFANFERDDREDLGSNFIANRPGLTGANVSRVSAEDLDYVSNQLSSLGYETGPYEGYTHITESTKGILKLDWNINQNHRMAFIYNFMDASRDLPANPEAIGRRGPDLTTLQFRNSGYTINNKIDSWLVELNSNFGNNISNKFQAGYTFFDDSRDPFSAPAPAISIQQNGVRYIVAGHEPFSINNRLEQHVYQITNNLNLVAGNHTFTFGGSFERFDFDNSFNLGAYTYFNQNGGVGVFAPDFASVRTNPNNPGTSFQEAVENGLIGEALNNAQDVFENRNANDSWALAETNVGQLAFYAQDRWKINKDFTFTYGLRVDKPLYFDTQDKIRENIDRLAGGTFPDGDYQPGITYYDENGNDVKLNSLDLPSKKLLWSPRLGFNWDVMGDNRLQLRGGTGIFTGRLPFVWIGNQVANPAFYFYQTTAPDFQFPQVWRNSLGADYRFENGIVATTDLIYTRDINAQMVRNYGLSTPSGRLNGVDNRPVYLNSDRAVNEFGGVTNAYVFTNTDVGHSFNWSLKLAKNFERDFYASIAYNYLKAEDASSLDAEISSDAYDRNPALGNVNAAVSTASRYGDKHRIVGQLNKQFTYGNNDQWSTSIGAFYEYAQGGRFSYTYSGDINNDGSVLNDLIYIPTQSELQQYTFSGDAAEQEAQRQAFEAFIQQDDYLNENRGDYAEKYGILSPWRGRWDVKILQDYNFKVGDGEKTNTIQFSLDILNFGNLLNSDWGVIEIPVNDQPVGVSVGDDNTPVYTFGTDQNRTFAYDFSLESRWQAQVGLRYIF; this is encoded by the coding sequence ATGAAAAAACTACTTCTATTTTTATCAGTAGCATTTCTTATTTCAGGTGTATCTCAGGCGCAGGTAACAACAGCCGAGATCACAGGGGAGGTTTTCTATGAAGAAGGAACTCCGCTACCCGGTGCAAACATCACCGCGGTTCACACCCCAACCGGAACCAAATATGGTGCGGTAACAAATTTTGATGGAGCTTTCAACCTCCTGAACTTAAGAGTAGGTGGACCTTACAAGATCACTGTGAGCTATGTAGGTTTCAAGACATCAGTTCTGGATGGAATTGAACTTAACCTTGGACAAACTTACAATGTTGACATCGAAATGGTTTCAGATGCAACCCAACTTGACGCGGTAACTATTACTGCTAAAAGAAACCAGATCATTAACAGTGACAGAACTGGGGCTGAAACCAATGTAGGGAGAAAAGAATTAAAAACTCTTCCTACTATTTCACGTTCGGCTGCAGATTTCTACCGTTTAGAACCTACTGCTTCAAGCAACGGATCTTTTGGAGGAAGAAACGATCAATTCAACAACTTTAGTCTGGATGGATCTATTTTCAACAACCCATTCGGTCTGGATGCTGCAACTCCAGGTGGGCAAACAAACGCTCAGCCAATATCTCTGGATGCAATAGACCAGATCCAGGTTTCTACTGCTCCTTACGATGTAACACAAGCAGGATTTACCGGAGCTTCTGTAAACGCTGTAACTAAAAGTGGTACAAATAACGTAGAAGGAACGGTTTACGGTTTTTACAGAAATGAAGACATGACCGGAGACAAGGTAGCAGGAAACGATATTATCGTTCCAGACCTAAAACAAGCTCAGTATGGATTTAGTATTGGAGCACCGATCATTAAAGATAAATTATTCGTATTCGCAAACTTTGAACGTGACGACAGAGAAGATCTTGGATCTAACTTTATCGCGAACAGACCGGGTCTAACCGGAGCAAACGTTTCAAGAGTTTCTGCAGAAGATCTTGATTATGTATCCAACCAGTTATCTTCTCTAGGATACGAAACAGGACCTTACGAAGGTTATACTCATATTACTGAATCTACTAAAGGTATTCTTAAACTGGACTGGAACATCAACCAGAACCATAGAATGGCCTTTATCTACAACTTTATGGATGCATCGAGAGATCTTCCTGCAAACCCTGAAGCAATTGGTAGAAGAGGTCCAGACCTTACTACACTTCAATTTAGAAATTCAGGATATACAATCAACAACAAGATCGACTCCTGGTTAGTTGAACTTAACTCTAATTTTGGAAATAATATTTCCAACAAATTCCAGGCTGGATATACATTCTTTGATGACAGTCGTGATCCATTTTCTGCTCCGGCTCCGGCCATCAGCATTCAGCAAAATGGAGTTCGTTATATAGTTGCTGGTCACGAACCATTCTCTATCAATAACAGACTTGAACAACACGTATACCAGATCACCAACAACCTTAATCTTGTTGCTGGAAATCACACCTTCACATTTGGAGGTAGTTTTGAAAGATTTGATTTTGACAACTCTTTCAACTTAGGTGCATATACTTACTTTAACCAGAATGGTGGTGTAGGTGTATTCGCTCCGGATTTTGCCAGTGTTAGAACAAATCCAAACAATCCGGGAACAAGCTTTCAGGAAGCTGTTGAGAACGGACTTATTGGAGAGGCACTGAATAATGCTCAGGACGTTTTTGAAAATAGAAACGCAAATGATAGCTGGGCCCTTGCCGAAACGAACGTAGGACAGTTAGCTTTCTATGCACAGGATAGATGGAAGATCAATAAAGATTTCACTTTCACTTATGGTCTTCGTGTAGACAAGCCATTATACTTTGATACTCAGGACAAGATCCGTGAGAATATAGACAGACTAGCTGGTGGAACTTTCCCTGATGGAGATTACCAGCCAGGAATTACTTATTATGATGAGAATGGAAATGATGTTAAGCTAAACAGTCTTGATCTTCCTTCTAAAAAACTATTATGGTCTCCAAGATTAGGTTTCAACTGGGATGTAATGGGAGATAATAGATTACAGTTACGTGGAGGAACAGGTATCTTTACAGGTAGACTTCCTTTTGTATGGATAGGTAACCAGGTTGCTAACCCGGCTTTCTATTTCTACCAGACTACTGCTCCAGATTTCCAATTCCCACAGGTTTGGAGAAACAGTTTAGGTGCAGATTACAGATTTGAAAATGGAATTGTTGCAACTACAGATCTTATCTACACAAGAGACATCAACGCTCAGATGGTAAGAAACTACGGTTTATCTACTCCTTCAGGAAGACTTAATGGTGTGGATAACCGTCCGGTTTATCTGAACAGTGACCGTGCTGTGAATGAATTTGGAGGTGTAACCAATGCTTATGTATTTACAAATACAGATGTTGGACATTCTTTCAACTGGTCATTGAAACTGGCTAAGAACTTTGAAAGAGATTTCTACGCAAGTATTGCTTACAACTACTTAAAAGCTGAAGATGCAAGTTCTCTGGACGCTGAAATCTCCAGTGATGCTTATGACAGAAACCCTGCTTTAGGAAATGTAAATGCAGCGGTTAGCACGGCTTCAAGATATGGAGACAAGCACAGAATCGTTGGACAGCTGAACAAGCAGTTCACTTACGGAAATAATGACCAGTGGAGCACTTCTATCGGGGCATTCTACGAATATGCTCAGGGAGGAAGATTCTCTTACACATATTCAGGTGATATAAACAATGACGGATCTGTATTGAACGATCTGATTTATATCCCAACTCAATCTGAATTACAACAGTATACCTTCAGCGGAGATGCAGCAGAACAGGAAGCTCAAAGACAAGCTTTCGAAGCATTTATCCAGCAAGATGATTACCTGAATGAAAACAGAGGTGATTATGCTGAAAAATACGGTATCCTTAGCCCATGGAGAGGTCGCTGGGATGTTAAGATCCTTCAGGACTACAACTTCAAAGTTGGTGATGGTGAGAAGACCAATACTATACAGTTTAGTTTAGATATCCTTAATTTCGGAAACCTTCTGAACTCTGACTGGGGTGTAATTGAG
- a CDS encoding glutamine synthetase III, which produces MSTLRFQALKETLNRSAVKIEEPKRRSEIFSSNVFNETVMRQFLTKEAYKNVMEAMKSGKKIDRNVADHISTGMKEWAITKGVTHYTHWFQPLTGATAEKHDSFFEPLSEGLAIEKFGGESLVQQEPDASSFPNGGIRNTFEARGYTAWDPTSPAFIWGTTLCIPTIFVSYTGEALDNKTPLLRALQAVDNAATSVAKYFDKNVTKVNATLGWEQEYFLIDSALVASRPDITLTGRTLLGHSPAKGQQLDDHYFGSIPSRAIAFMMDLEIECMKLGIPVKTRHNEVAPNQFELAPIFEEANLAVDHNSLIMDVMKKVGERHRLSVLMHEKPFAGINGSGKHNNWSLATDTGTNLLSPGSTPMKNLQFLTFFVNTIKAVYDNEELLRAAIASASNDHRLGANEAPPAIISVFIGSQLTKVLDELEKVTDGKLSPQEKTDLKLNVVGKIPEILLDNTDRNRTSSFAFTGNKFEFRAVGSLQNCAMPMTVLNSIVAKQLQEFKVEVDKLIKDKKMKKDDAIFNVLRDYIKKSKKIRFEGDGYGEAWEKEAKKRGLSNNRTTPQALKAQVSDKTKKLFGDLKVMNDVEIEARHEIELEEYAMRIQIEGRILGDIARNHIIPTAIRYQNILIKNVRGLKEIYGDGYTKHAKEQLEIIESISNHIANINSKVNAMIEARKVANKLEDVEKKAFAYCDDVKPYFDEIRYHCDKLELLVDDELWPLAKYRELLFTR; this is translated from the coding sequence ATGTCAACCTTACGATTTCAAGCTTTAAAAGAAACTTTAAACAGAAGTGCGGTTAAAATTGAAGAGCCGAAAAGGCGATCTGAGATTTTTTCCAGCAACGTTTTTAATGAAACTGTTATGCGACAGTTTCTTACCAAAGAAGCCTACAAAAATGTAATGGAGGCGATGAAAAGCGGGAAGAAAATAGACCGTAATGTTGCCGACCATATTTCTACAGGAATGAAGGAATGGGCTATTACCAAGGGAGTGACTCATTATACTCACTGGTTTCAGCCATTAACAGGGGCAACTGCAGAAAAGCACGATTCATTTTTTGAACCATTAAGCGAAGGACTTGCAATAGAGAAATTTGGTGGTGAATCATTGGTTCAGCAGGAACCGGATGCCTCAAGTTTTCCAAACGGAGGAATTAGAAATACATTCGAAGCAAGAGGTTATACTGCATGGGATCCAACATCTCCGGCATTTATCTGGGGAACTACACTTTGTATCCCTACGATCTTCGTTTCATATACAGGAGAGGCGCTGGATAATAAAACTCCATTGTTAAGAGCCTTACAGGCCGTAGATAATGCTGCGACCTCTGTAGCAAAATATTTCGATAAAAACGTAACTAAAGTTAATGCCACCCTTGGATGGGAGCAGGAATATTTCCTTATAGATTCAGCTTTAGTAGCATCAAGACCAGATATTACTTTAACCGGTAGAACCCTTCTTGGTCATTCGCCGGCTAAGGGTCAGCAATTGGATGATCATTATTTCGGTTCAATTCCTTCAAGAGCCATCGCTTTTATGATGGATCTGGAAATTGAATGTATGAAACTGGGAATTCCGGTTAAGACAAGACACAATGAGGTAGCGCCAAATCAATTCGAGCTTGCGCCGATATTTGAAGAAGCTAACCTTGCGGTAGATCACAATTCATTGATCATGGATGTGATGAAAAAAGTTGGGGAGAGACACCGTCTTTCTGTATTAATGCACGAAAAACCATTTGCCGGAATTAACGGTAGTGGTAAGCATAACAACTGGTCTTTAGCGACCGATACCGGAACAAACCTATTGTCTCCTGGTTCTACGCCAATGAAGAACCTTCAATTCCTTACGTTCTTCGTTAATACCATTAAAGCGGTTTATGACAATGAGGAATTATTAAGAGCTGCAATTGCAAGTGCGTCTAATGATCACCGTTTAGGTGCAAATGAAGCGCCTCCGGCAATTATTTCAGTATTCATCGGGTCGCAGTTAACAAAAGTTCTTGACGAGCTTGAAAAAGTAACCGATGGAAAACTTTCTCCTCAGGAAAAGACCGATCTAAAATTGAATGTAGTAGGTAAGATCCCGGAGATCCTTCTGGATAATACCGACAGAAACCGTACGTCTTCATTTGCCTTTACAGGAAATAAATTCGAATTCCGTGCTGTAGGTTCACTTCAAAACTGTGCAATGCCAATGACCGTATTGAACAGTATCGTGGCTAAGCAACTTCAGGAATTTAAAGTTGAGGTAGATAAGCTTATCAAGGATAAGAAGATGAAGAAGGACGATGCGATCTTTAATGTACTTAGAGATTACATCAAGAAATCCAAGAAGATCAGATTTGAAGGTGATGGTTATGGAGAAGCCTGGGAAAAAGAGGCTAAAAAACGTGGACTTAGTAACAATAGAACTACTCCACAAGCTTTAAAAGCACAGGTATCAGATAAGACCAAAAAGCTATTTGGAGATCTTAAGGTAATGAATGATGTGGAGATCGAGGCAAGACACGAGATCGAGCTGGAAGAATATGCGATGAGAATCCAGATCGAAGGTCGTATCCTTGGAGATATCGCAAGAAATCATATAATCCCAACAGCTATAAGATATCAGAACATTTTAATTAAGAATGTTAGAGGTCTTAAAGAGATCTATGGTGATGGCTATACAAAACATGCAAAAGAACAACTTGAGATCATAGAAAGTATCTCAAATCATATTGCAAATATCAACTCTAAGGTAAATGCTATGATCGAAGCCCGTAAAGTTGCAAATAAACTTGAGGATGTAGAGAAGAAAGCATTTGCATATTGTGATGATGTAAAACCTTATTTTGATGAGATAAGATATCACTGTGACAAGCTTGAATTACTGGTAGATGATGAGCTTTGGCCATTGGCTAAATACAGAGAACTTCTGTTCACCAGATAA
- a CDS encoding DUF2461 domain-containing protein, which yields MSFYKLFEFLRELNRNNNKDWMNAHRKQYHEVRDFYIDWLDQLDIRLAEIDPDYSPTTGKQAINRINNNLLFHPNKPVYKDHFGAGLDKEKGKGDFYIHIGINESFVAGGFYRPKKDLLDSIRAAIDYNGEELKKIMSKSSFKKTFSQLIEDEKLKKAPKGYSSDHEHIDLLRNKTFAVQHDLTQKEILKDDFQDKVLELYREMLAFRKYLNKAVSV from the coding sequence ATGAGCTTTTATAAATTGTTCGAATTTCTTCGTGAGCTTAACCGGAACAATAATAAGGACTGGATGAATGCCCATCGAAAGCAATATCATGAGGTTCGGGATTTTTATATCGATTGGCTTGATCAATTAGATATAAGACTTGCCGAAATAGATCCCGATTATTCACCAACCACAGGAAAGCAGGCGATAAACCGCATAAATAATAATCTGCTATTTCATCCTAATAAACCGGTTTACAAAGATCATTTTGGAGCAGGTCTGGATAAGGAAAAAGGGAAAGGTGATTTTTATATACATATAGGTATAAATGAAAGTTTTGTGGCAGGAGGTTTCTACAGACCAAAAAAAGACTTGCTGGATAGTATTAGAGCTGCAATAGATTATAATGGGGAGGAGCTTAAAAAGATCATGAGTAAGAGTTCATTTAAAAAGACTTTTTCTCAGCTTATCGAGGATGAAAAACTAAAAAAAGCACCTAAAGGCTATTCCTCAGATCACGAGCATATAGATCTTCTTAGAAATAAAACTTTTGCGGTGCAGCATGATCTAACCCAAAAGGAGATCCTGAAAGATGATTTTCAGGATAAAGTTTTGGAACTTTATAGAGAAATGCTGGCCTTTAGAAAATATCTCAATAAAGCAGTAAGCGTATAA
- a CDS encoding SsrA-binding protein: protein MKKKLFRQLAKLNKKLLPSYSKQRLDLQKASKFQMLIIGWRLWVTKNALD from the coding sequence ATGAAAAAGAAGTTATTCAGACAACTTGCTAAATTGAATAAAAAACTCCTGCCCAGTTATTCCAAGCAAAGACTCGATCTTCAGAAAGCCAGCAAATTCCAAATGCTGATCATCGGCTGGAGATTATGGGTCACTAAGAATGCGCTCGACTAG
- a CDS encoding AIR synthase related protein, whose product MSKEVSKRYAGRGVSAGKEDVHNAIKNVDKGLFPQAFCKIVPDHLTGSKEHCLIMHADGAGTKSSLAYMYWKETGDLSVWKGIAQDALIMNIDDLLCVGATENILLSSTIGRNKNLIPGEVISAIINGAEELISELKEFGVEIHSTGGETADVGDLVRTIIVDSTVTARMPRNKVINNANIQPGNVIVGLSSFGKASYETEYNGGMGSNGLTSARHDVFSKLLSEKYPESYDNSIPEELVYSGSKKLTDEVEGAHLDAGKLVLSPTRTYAPVIKQILNEIGSEKINGMVHCSGGAQTKILHFIDKLHIIKDDLFSTPPLFKLIQEESKTEWKEMYQVFNMGHRMELYVSEEISEKIITISRSFDVDARIIGRVEASDEKKLSIHSEHGDFEYS is encoded by the coding sequence ATGAGTAAAGAAGTAAGTAAACGTTATGCCGGCCGCGGTGTTTCAGCGGGTAAAGAAGATGTTCACAATGCTATTAAGAACGTAGATAAAGGCTTGTTTCCGCAGGCTTTTTGTAAGATCGTTCCAGATCATCTTACCGGAAGCAAGGAGCACTGTCTTATAATGCACGCCGATGGGGCGGGTACTAAATCTTCTCTGGCTTATATGTACTGGAAAGAAACCGGAGATCTTTCGGTATGGAAAGGGATTGCTCAGGATGCACTTATCATGAATATTGATGATCTTCTTTGCGTTGGAGCAACCGAGAATATCCTTCTTTCCTCAACAATTGGAAGGAACAAAAATCTAATTCCGGGAGAGGTGATCTCTGCTATAATTAATGGTGCCGAGGAACTGATTTCTGAGTTAAAGGAATTCGGAGTTGAAATTCATTCAACCGGAGGTGAGACCGCCGATGTTGGCGACCTGGTTAGAACCATCATTGTGGATTCTACAGTTACGGCAAGAATGCCAAGAAATAAAGTGATAAATAATGCCAATATCCAACCCGGGAATGTTATCGTAGGTCTTTCATCTTTCGGTAAGGCATCTTATGAAACCGAATATAATGGAGGAATGGGAAGTAACGGACTTACTTCTGCACGACATGATGTATTCTCAAAACTATTAAGTGAGAAATATCCGGAGAGTTATGATAATTCTATTCCGGAAGAATTGGTGTATTCGGGTTCTAAAAAATTAACTGATGAGGTTGAAGGCGCTCATTTAGACGCCGGTAAGCTTGTGCTTTCTCCTACGAGAACCTATGCACCTGTGATCAAACAGATTCTGAATGAGATAGGTAGTGAAAAGATCAATGGAATGGTGCATTGCAGTGGTGGAGCACAAACCAAAATTCTTCACTTTATAGATAAACTTCATATTATCAAGGATGATCTGTTTTCAACTCCGCCATTGTTCAAATTGATTCAGGAAGAAAGTAAAACCGAATGGAAAGAGATGTATCAGGTGTTTAATATGGGACATCGCATGGAGCTTTATGTTTCTGAAGAGATCTCTGAAAAGATCATCACTATTTCCAGGTCTTTCGATGTAGATGCCAGGATCATTGGCAGGGTGGAAGCCTCAGATGAGAAAAAGCTAAGCATTCATAGCGAACACGGGGACTTTGAATACTCTTAA